In one window of Henckelia pumila isolate YLH828 chromosome 1, ASM3356847v2, whole genome shotgun sequence DNA:
- the LOC140862283 gene encoding S-protein homolog 5-like, translated as MVPTSEGHGVTLFHRTDVAIVNQIQSENITIHCYTSDDDIGTHVLSFDQNISWSFEVNFFLTTKFYCDFTTDSGRGNYAVYDRKLEIRCDEKCVWNVRERGPCLIQNSLLLPGMVPRLETFHSDLNFILFFRKL; from the coding sequence ATGGTTCCAACATCAGAGGGACATGGGGTGACACTGTTTCATCGAACCGATGTCGCCATAGTGAATCAAATTCAAAGTGAAAATATTACCATCCACTGTTACACTTCAGATGATGACATCGGCACTCATGTTCTTAGTTTCGACCAAAACATCTCCTGGAGTTTCGAGGTAAACTTTTTTCTGACCACCAAATTTTACTGCGACTTTACCACCGATAGCGGTCGTGGAAATTACGCTGTCTACGATAGGAAGCTGGAGATTCGGTGTGATGAAAAATGCGTTTGGAATGTACGAGAAAGAGGGCCATGTTTGATACAGAACAGCTTACTATTACCAGGAATGGTGCCAAGACTGGAAACATTTCATTCAGATTTgaactttattttatttttccggAAACTAtag